A region from the Triticum aestivum cultivar Chinese Spring chromosome 3D, IWGSC CS RefSeq v2.1, whole genome shotgun sequence genome encodes:
- the LOC123074916 gene encoding probable WRKY transcription factor 41 — protein MAFQQEAVGKLWEELGHGYNLSAKLLALLSQPGHLLDSHGQEMAVAISQELSQVFRASLLMLNPGNSGRVVEGRATAPEAAIMEGSISQATPAIISGEEVTPPRIGKEEEITAEPYKDGYKWKKYGQKNIKNRKFARLYFRCMHSHERGCRAKKQVQQQDNSIGNPPLYKVTCLNEHTCHQAFPNVNITNANLAATSTTTRNGADYDPARGHLHVGGNGELEDRIMTSTFSTVIGGAALAAPSLSPVPSPPPVEASPSGPASYDTGGGQSPSLLDLSMCLDETMMDEMYFSCGSPFPPVEANAAPWSLSSLPPPPPPMEASSIDPAAYMPPRCGHSLSLDAMTMAEIFLWSSPLFSPR, from the exons ATGGCATTTCAGCAAGAGGCCGTAGGAAAGctatgggaggagctcggccacgGCTACAATCTCAGCGCCAAGCTTCTGGCTTTGCTCAGCCAACCCGGTCACCTCCTCGATAGCCATGGCCAGGAGATGGCTGTGGCCATAAGCCAAGAGCTTTCTCAGGTGTTCAGGGCGTCTCTGTTGATGCTCAACCCCGGCAACAGTGGTAGGGTGGTGGAAGGCAGGGCGACAGCGCCCGAGGCTGCGATCATGGAGGGTAGCATCAGCCAGGCCACTCCGGCGATCATCAG TGGAGAAGAAGTTACTCCCCCAAGAATAGGTAAAGAAGAGGAGATTACAGCCGAGCCTTACAAGGATGGTTACAAATGGAAAAAATATGGGCAAAAGAACATTAAGAACAGGAAGTTTGCAAG GTTGTACTTCCGATGCATGCATAGCCATGAGCGCGGCTGCAGGGCGAAGAAGCAGGTGCAGCAGCAGGATAACAGCATCGGCAATCCTCCATTGTACAAGGTCACATGCCTGAACGAGCACACATGCCACCAAGCGTTTCCTAACGTGAACATCACCAATGCAAATTTAGCCGCGACGAGCACTACGACAAGGAACGGCGCCGACTATGATCCCGCTCGCGGCCACCTCCACGTCGGCGGGAACGGCGAGTTAGAGGACAGAATCATGACCTCGACCTTCAGCACGGTCATCGGTGGAGCTGCCCTTGCTGCTCCGTCGTTGTCGCCCGTGCCGTCGCCGCCTCCCGTGGAAGCGAGCCCGAGCGGTCCGGCGTCGTACGACACGGGTGGTGGACAATCGCCGAGCCTGCTGGACTTGAGCATGTGCCTGGACGAGACGATGATGGACGAGATGTATTTCTCGTGCGGTTCGCCATTTCCTCCTGTCGAGGCAAACGCAGCTCCATGGTCGTTGTcgtccttgccgccgccgccgccgcccatggaAGCGAGCTCGATTGATCCGGCGGCGTACATGCCGCCCCGCTGTGGACACTCACTGAGCCTGGACGCGATGACGATGGCGGAGATTTTTCTCTGGAGCAGCCCGCTATTTTCTCCACGTTGA